In one window of Gemmatimonadota bacterium DNA:
- a CDS encoding HAD hydrolase family protein has protein sequence MIDGAVAGRIKLLGLDVDGVITNNAIYLGLVEGQRIEFKQFDIQDGLAMGLARRMGLLVAWVSGRYSDATTLRATELRVDEVIQDKGARKVPAMTEMLLRRGIGWDEVAFLGDDLADIPVLRRVGLPLAVANAVDEVKRLAACTTRASGGAGAVREAIELLLRAQGRWDDAVRVYLEDRGEQA, from the coding sequence GTGATCGACGGCGCGGTCGCCGGCCGCATCAAGCTGCTCGGCCTGGACGTCGATGGCGTGATCACCAACAACGCCATCTACCTCGGGCTGGTGGAGGGCCAGCGGATCGAGTTCAAGCAGTTCGACATCCAGGATGGGCTGGCCATGGGCCTGGCCCGCCGGATGGGGCTGCTGGTGGCGTGGGTGAGCGGTCGCTATTCCGATGCCACCACGCTCCGGGCCACCGAGCTCCGGGTCGACGAGGTGATCCAGGACAAGGGCGCCCGCAAGGTGCCGGCGATGACGGAGATGCTGCTTCGGCGCGGCATCGGCTGGGACGAGGTGGCGTTCCTGGGCGATGACCTGGCCGATATCCCGGTGCTGCGGCGGGTCGGACTGCCGCTGGCGGTGGCCAACGCGGTGGATGAAGTGAAGCGCCTCGCGGCCTGTACCACCCGTGCCAGCGGCGGCGCCGGCGCGGTGCGGGAGGCGATCGAGCTGCTCCTGCGAGCCCAGGGGCGCTGGGACGACGCGGTGCGGGTCTATCTCGAGGACCGGGGAGAACAGGCATGA
- the lptC gene encoding LPS export ABC transporter periplasmic protein LptC, which yields MRRDGVAWLGLLLGVGGLAACSDEGVKPTVTVTAADTADQVLTRMEHLITTDGVRRTRVLADTAYIYEPTQLARLKQVTVTFFDANGLERSTVTADSGLYQMRDGSMTAWEHVVGKTPDGKRLTSNELRYDARSREISSTKPFVFDRPGQHLEGNGFVSDPDFANVRAQQPRAHQLPGQDGAPAGGGIRLPGQD from the coding sequence ATGAGGCGTGATGGGGTCGCGTGGCTGGGGCTGCTGCTCGGCGTGGGGGGCCTGGCGGCCTGCTCCGATGAGGGCGTGAAGCCGACGGTCACCGTCACCGCGGCCGACACCGCCGACCAGGTGCTGACCCGGATGGAGCACCTCATCACCACCGATGGGGTGCGGCGCACCCGCGTGCTGGCCGACACCGCCTACATCTACGAACCGACCCAGCTGGCGCGGCTCAAGCAGGTCACGGTGACGTTCTTCGATGCCAACGGCCTGGAGCGGTCCACGGTGACGGCCGATTCCGGCCTGTACCAGATGCGCGACGGTTCGATGACGGCGTGGGAGCATGTGGTGGGCAAGACCCCGGACGGCAAGCGGCTGACCAGCAACGAACTGCGCTACGACGCCCGCAGCCGGGAGATCTCCTCCACCAAGCCATTTGTGTTCGACCGCCCGGGGCAGCACCTGGAGGGCAATGGCTTCGTGAGCGATCCCGACTTTGCCAACGTGCGCGCCCAGCAGCCGCGGGCCCACCAGCTGCCCGGCCAGGACGGCGCTCCCGCGGGCGGCGGCATCCGCCTGCCGGGGCAGGACTGA
- the lptB gene encoding LPS export ABC transporter ATP-binding protein: MAAGVAGLRRRASLTTVHRGPVPGGSVLDGAGLSKSFKRRRVVDDVSVHVAQGEIVGLLGPNGAGKTTTFYLITGLIRPDAGTVSLDGADLTAAPMYQRARRGIGYLAQEPSVFRKLTVEENILAILETLDLSRAERKERLESLLDELSIKHLRKSKAYSLSGGERRRLEITRALVTRPKFMLLDEPFAGVDPIAVHDIQTIVAGLRHRGIGVLITDHNVEQTLDIVDRAYIMFEGKVQVAGPVRDLVFDDRVAQLYLGPTLTARLRARLENVA; this comes from the coding sequence ATGGCCGCCGGCGTGGCGGGGCTCCGGCGGCGGGCCAGCCTGACAACCGTGCACAGGGGGCCCGTCCCGGGTGGCAGCGTCCTCGACGGCGCGGGCCTGAGCAAGTCGTTCAAGCGTCGCCGCGTGGTCGACGACGTGAGCGTCCACGTGGCGCAGGGGGAGATCGTCGGGCTGCTCGGCCCCAACGGCGCCGGCAAGACCACCACCTTCTACCTCATCACCGGCCTCATCCGGCCCGATGCGGGCACCGTGTCGCTGGATGGCGCCGACCTCACCGCCGCGCCGATGTACCAGCGGGCGCGCCGTGGCATCGGCTACCTCGCCCAGGAGCCGAGCGTCTTCCGCAAGCTCACGGTGGAGGAGAACATCCTCGCCATCCTGGAGACGCTGGACCTCTCGCGGGCCGAGCGGAAGGAGCGGCTGGAGTCGCTGCTCGACGAGCTGTCGATCAAGCACCTCCGGAAGAGCAAGGCGTACTCCCTCTCGGGCGGCGAACGGCGCCGGCTCGAGATCACCCGCGCCCTGGTCACCCGCCCCAAGTTCATGCTGCTCGACGAGCCCTTCGCCGGCGTCGACCCGATCGCCGTCCATGACATCCAGACGATCGTCGCCGGCCTCCGGCACCGGGGCATCGGGGTGTTGATCACCGACCACAATGTCGAGCAGACGCTCGACATCGTGGACCGGGCCTACATCATGTTCGAGGGCAAGGTGCAGGTGGCCGGCCCCGTCCGGGACCTCGTCTTCGATGACCGGGTGGCCCAGCTGTACCTCGGACCCACGCTGACGGCACGGCTGCGGGCCCGCCTGGAGAACGTCGCGTGA
- the rpoN gene encoding RNA polymerase factor sigma-54 produces the protein MRTGLSQHTSLRQDLRINPRLYQAMDMLYMPMMDLQQHLKQELLTNPFLDLVEPEEEDVTQGDQTPTKEEEKEKIKEENETDWEEILLNGFEVQGGAREEYEEKEYTEPVTVETHDLQDHLREQLMLLDLTPRQKLLVEEFLGNLKDDGYLAAGLDEILTQVNKLLEEHADRAAGRTPVRPAAPEEADDDDAFPEVFGEDVEEPEPEPVKRPPMMIGVPAGGATIIAEDAVPPQAPLAPWVPRPGIPYFSMAEVEEMLKILQRLDPPGVCARDLRECLLLQLEERKELESLTYRLVNEAFPDLIAHRWNDLGRRFGTEPARVQAAADLLARLDPKPGLKYSNAGDGYVIPDLVVEKIDGQYRVFLNDTGVPRLRLSRSYQELARDKKKFTPEHREFIASRMNSANWLIQAIEQRRQTMLKVMNFIVDRQRDFFEKGIEYLKPLTLREVAEVINMHESTVSRVTNEKFVQTPRGVLPLKFFFSSALSTASGEDASARSIRAKLQKMVAEEKTGDPLTDQQIVHLFQEQGIKIARRTVAKYRDQLGILPARMRKRV, from the coding sequence GTGAGAACCGGGCTCTCGCAGCACACGTCCCTGCGGCAGGACCTGCGGATCAACCCGCGCCTGTACCAGGCCATGGACATGCTGTACATGCCGATGATGGACCTGCAGCAGCACCTCAAGCAGGAACTCCTCACCAACCCCTTCCTCGACCTGGTGGAGCCGGAGGAAGAGGACGTGACCCAGGGCGACCAGACGCCCACCAAGGAAGAAGAGAAGGAGAAGATCAAGGAGGAGAACGAGACCGACTGGGAGGAGATCCTCCTCAACGGTTTCGAGGTGCAGGGCGGGGCCCGCGAGGAGTACGAGGAGAAGGAGTACACCGAGCCGGTCACCGTCGAGACCCACGACCTCCAGGACCACCTGCGCGAGCAGCTCATGCTCCTGGACCTCACGCCGCGGCAGAAGCTGCTCGTGGAGGAGTTCCTGGGGAACCTCAAGGACGACGGGTACCTCGCCGCCGGCCTCGACGAGATCCTCACCCAGGTGAACAAGCTCCTCGAGGAGCACGCCGACCGGGCCGCGGGCCGGACCCCGGTCCGCCCGGCCGCACCCGAGGAGGCCGACGACGACGATGCCTTCCCGGAGGTGTTCGGCGAGGACGTCGAGGAACCGGAGCCCGAGCCGGTGAAGCGCCCCCCGATGATGATCGGCGTGCCGGCGGGCGGCGCCACGATCATCGCGGAGGACGCCGTGCCCCCCCAGGCGCCCCTGGCGCCCTGGGTGCCGCGTCCCGGGATCCCGTACTTCAGCATGGCCGAAGTCGAGGAGATGCTGAAGATCCTGCAGCGGCTCGACCCGCCGGGGGTCTGCGCCCGCGACCTGCGCGAGTGCCTGCTGCTGCAGCTCGAGGAGCGGAAGGAACTGGAGAGCCTCACGTACCGGCTGGTCAATGAGGCCTTCCCCGACCTCATCGCCCATCGCTGGAACGACCTCGGCCGGCGCTTCGGCACCGAGCCGGCACGGGTCCAGGCGGCCGCGGACCTGCTGGCCCGCCTCGACCCCAAGCCGGGGCTCAAGTACTCCAACGCCGGCGACGGGTACGTGATCCCCGACCTGGTGGTCGAGAAGATCGATGGCCAGTACCGGGTCTTCCTCAACGACACCGGCGTCCCGCGGCTCCGGCTCTCCCGCTCCTACCAGGAGCTGGCCCGCGACAAGAAGAAGTTCACGCCCGAGCACCGCGAGTTCATCGCCTCCCGGATGAACAGCGCGAACTGGCTGATCCAGGCCATCGAGCAGCGCCGGCAGACCATGCTCAAGGTGATGAACTTCATCGTCGACCGGCAGCGGGACTTCTTCGAGAAGGGGATCGAGTACCTCAAGCCCCTCACCCTGCGCGAGGTGGCCGAGGTGATCAACATGCACGAGTCCACCGTCAGCCGGGTCACCAACGAGAAGTTCGTGCAGACCCCGCGCGGCGTGCTCCCCCTCAAGTTCTTCTTCTCGAGCGCGCTCTCGACCGCCAGCGGCGAGGATGCCAGCGCGCGCTCCATCCGGGCCAAGCTGCAGAAGATGGTGGCCGAGGAGAAGACCGGCGACCCGCTCACCGACCAGCAGATCGTGCACCTGTTCCAGGAGCAGGGCATCAAGATCGCCCGGCGCACCGTGGCCAAGTACCGCGACCAGCTCGGCATCCTCCCGGCCCGGATGCGCAAGCGGGTATGA
- a CDS encoding glycosyltransferase family 2 protein, giving the protein MNRPVVSVLVPAKDEAENLPEFVRLCGTALGPAGFPFEVVVVNDGSRDASAAVLERLRAEFPFLRVVTHRRQRGIADALTSAADAAQGDVLVFYPADLQYLPEDIPTLVQPILDDEADIVTGTKQGKYEKAFVSRIYNGLCRLLFGVQVTDLNSVKAYRREVVDGLPLRPDWHRYMVVIAVTNGFRLTSRPVPLYARRAGVSKFTWRRIPVGVLDLLSVWFQLRFGRKPMLFFGVAGAVLFVVGFFAGLVALVLRFGYGIGFRPLLNLVETMVISGIVLFGFGFLGEMVAGLREEVREHARRGRHLDGG; this is encoded by the coding sequence ATGAACCGGCCCGTCGTGTCCGTCCTCGTGCCCGCCAAGGACGAGGCGGAAAACCTCCCCGAGTTCGTCCGCCTCTGCGGCACCGCGCTCGGTCCCGCCGGATTCCCGTTCGAGGTGGTGGTCGTCAACGACGGCTCCCGCGACGCGTCCGCGGCCGTGCTGGAGCGGCTGCGGGCCGAGTTCCCCTTCCTGCGCGTGGTCACCCACCGGCGCCAGCGCGGCATCGCTGACGCCCTCACCTCGGCCGCGGACGCGGCTCAGGGTGACGTGCTGGTCTTCTACCCCGCGGACCTGCAGTACCTCCCCGAGGACATCCCCACCCTGGTGCAGCCCATCCTCGACGATGAGGCCGACATCGTCACCGGCACCAAGCAGGGAAAGTACGAGAAGGCGTTCGTGTCCCGGATCTACAACGGCCTCTGCCGCCTGCTCTTCGGGGTCCAGGTCACCGACCTCAACTCGGTCAAGGCGTACCGTCGGGAGGTGGTCGACGGCCTCCCCCTGCGGCCGGACTGGCATCGCTACATGGTCGTCATCGCGGTGACCAACGGGTTCCGCCTCACCAGCCGCCCGGTGCCCCTGTATGCCCGGCGCGCCGGCGTGTCCAAGTTCACCTGGCGGCGGATCCCCGTCGGCGTGCTCGACCTGCTGTCGGTCTGGTTCCAGCTCCGCTTCGGACGCAAGCCGATGCTCTTCTTCGGCGTGGCCGGTGCCGTGCTGTTCGTCGTCGGGTTCTTCGCGGGGCTGGTGGCCCTGGTGCTCCGCTTCGGCTACGGGATCGGGTTCCGGCCCCTGCTCAACCTGGTCGAGACCATGGTGATCAGCGGCATCGTCCTCTTCGGCTTCGGCTTCCTCGGGGAGATGGTGGCGGGGTTGCGGGAGGAAGTGCGCGAGCATGCGCGGCGCGGCCGTCACCTTGATGGTGGATGA
- a CDS encoding glycosyltransferase gives MRIVFLTHNYPRHAGDVSGAFLATLVHALVARGHDLRVIAPSDGGETGEPMLDGIPVERVRYAAPGHETLAYRGTMAEAARSPVGAWRAWRMVRALRAAAQRAVAGGAQVIHAHWWIPAGLAAPRGVPLVVTLHGTDAELLGRSAAARWLARPVLRRARVVTAVSAAAAARLRQATGRDLPASCLQPMPVDVARFGGAGAGGGGMVSVARLTRQKRVDLALRAMAVAGTHLPPLTIVGDGPERGALEALAAGLGLGSRVTFTGAMPPAGVAAVLSRADLALFPAENEGFGLAAVEALMAGVPVVACHDGGGVLSVVPAVGAGRVVAPTPTAIAQAARELLADPAARGLARTTGEGWRDRLSPARVAAVCEEWYREALGA, from the coding sequence GTGCGCATCGTCTTCCTGACCCACAACTACCCGCGTCACGCCGGCGACGTGTCCGGCGCCTTTCTGGCCACGCTGGTGCACGCCCTCGTGGCGCGGGGCCACGACCTGCGGGTGATCGCCCCGAGTGACGGGGGCGAGACCGGGGAGCCCATGCTCGACGGCATCCCCGTGGAGCGGGTGCGCTACGCCGCGCCGGGCCACGAGACGCTCGCCTACCGGGGCACCATGGCCGAGGCGGCGCGGTCACCGGTGGGCGCGTGGCGAGCGTGGCGGATGGTGCGCGCGCTCCGCGCCGCGGCCCAGCGCGCCGTGGCCGGGGGCGCCCAGGTGATCCACGCCCATTGGTGGATCCCCGCCGGGCTCGCCGCTCCGCGGGGTGTTCCGCTGGTCGTCACCCTGCACGGCACCGACGCGGAGCTGCTCGGCCGGTCGGCGGCGGCGCGGTGGCTGGCACGGCCCGTCCTGCGACGCGCACGGGTGGTGACCGCCGTGTCTGCCGCCGCCGCCGCCCGGCTGCGCCAGGCGACGGGCCGGGACCTCCCGGCATCCTGCCTCCAGCCGATGCCGGTGGACGTGGCGCGGTTCGGTGGGGCAGGGGCCGGCGGGGGCGGCATGGTGAGCGTGGCCCGGCTCACGCGGCAGAAGCGGGTCGACCTGGCGCTGCGGGCCATGGCCGTGGCCGGGACGCACCTCCCGCCGCTCACGATCGTCGGGGACGGGCCGGAGCGGGGCGCGCTTGAGGCGCTGGCGGCCGGACTCGGGCTCGGGAGCCGCGTCACGTTCACCGGGGCGATGCCGCCCGCCGGGGTCGCCGCGGTGCTCTCCCGGGCTGACCTGGCGCTCTTCCCGGCGGAGAACGAAGGCTTCGGACTCGCGGCGGTGGAGGCGCTGATGGCGGGGGTCCCGGTGGTCGCCTGCCACGACGGAGGCGGCGTCCTGTCGGTGGTGCCGGCAGTGGGCGCGGGCCGGGTCGTGGCACCCACGCCGACTGCGATCGCCCAGGCCGCCCGGGAGCTGCTGGCGGATCCGGCCGCGCGGGGCCTGGCTCGCACTACGGGGGAAGGGTGGCGTGATCGCCTGAGCCCGGCGCGGGTGGCCGCCGTGTGTGAGGAATGGTACCGGGAGGCGCTGGGTGCGTGA
- a CDS encoding flippase-like domain-containing protein — protein MRDRLIRIARALLAIVILAFVVRAVARNWDALRAQPIRWAFHPLPALGAVVLVWSMYALLVEAWRRMLAGWGEHLAYPTAARIWVLSSLGKYVPGKVWAIAGMALMARDAGVSGWAATASAVILQVMAVGTGAIVAMGFGGAAMEATHPGVPRYFVAGAAVAAVALAGLCFPAPLRRLLGLVGVRAEAATPGVAPVLLGVLANLTAWLGYGISLWLLARATVPDGNLGMPLAVASFAASYVAGLVALIFPGGLVVREGVLVAMLQGPLGLGPATALAIGSRILLTITELGAAVPFLFLRPGKPRAV, from the coding sequence GTGCGTGACCGCCTGATTCGAATCGCCCGGGCGCTGTTGGCGATCGTGATCCTCGCCTTCGTGGTCCGGGCCGTCGCCCGGAACTGGGATGCCCTGCGGGCCCAACCCATCCGCTGGGCGTTCCATCCGCTGCCCGCCCTCGGCGCCGTGGTGCTGGTGTGGAGCATGTACGCGCTCCTCGTCGAGGCGTGGCGGCGGATGCTCGCGGGCTGGGGCGAACACCTCGCGTATCCGACCGCGGCCCGGATCTGGGTCCTCTCGAGCCTCGGGAAGTACGTGCCGGGGAAGGTGTGGGCCATCGCGGGCATGGCGCTCATGGCCCGTGACGCCGGGGTCTCCGGCTGGGCCGCCACGGCTTCTGCGGTCATCCTCCAGGTGATGGCCGTGGGGACCGGCGCGATCGTGGCCATGGGGTTCGGTGGCGCGGCCATGGAGGCGACGCACCCCGGGGTGCCGCGCTATTTTGTCGCGGGCGCCGCGGTGGCCGCGGTTGCCCTCGCCGGCCTCTGCTTCCCGGCGCCCCTCCGCCGGTTGCTCGGCCTGGTGGGCGTCCGCGCGGAGGCTGCCACGCCTGGCGTGGCGCCGGTGCTGCTCGGCGTCCTCGCCAACCTGACCGCGTGGCTGGGGTACGGCATCAGTCTATGGCTCCTGGCCCGGGCCACGGTGCCCGACGGAAACCTGGGAATGCCGCTGGCCGTTGCTTCGTTCGCCGCCTCCTACGTAGCGGGGCTGGTCGCGCTCATCTTCCCCGGGGGGCTGGTGGTGCGCGAGGGCGTGCTGGTCGCCATGCTCCAGGGGCCGCTCGGGCTGGGCCCGGCCACCGCGCTGGCCATCGGGTCGCGGATTCTGCTGACCATCACGGAACTGGGCGCTGCCGTCCCGTTCCTCTTTCTTCGTCCGGGGAAACCCCGTGCCGTCTGA
- a CDS encoding polyprenol monophosphomannose synthase codes for MVLERLLVIVPTYNEASNLPQIVPAILKQDPRLEVLVVDDNSPDGTGDIADRMAQTKTRVHVLHRQAKEGLGRAYLAGFRWGLDQGYQAMFEMDADFSHDPAFLPRFLEAIEHADVVLGSRYATGVNVINWPISRLLLSLGANLYARGVTGLPLSDSTGGFKCFRREVLEAIDFSKVKSNGYAFQIEMSFRAWKKGFRLKEIPIIFHDRVEGQSKMSKRIVREAIWMVWWLRLQGLLGRI; via the coding sequence CTGGTGCTTGAGCGTCTCCTGGTCATCGTCCCGACCTACAACGAAGCCTCCAACCTGCCGCAGATCGTGCCGGCGATCCTCAAGCAGGATCCCCGGCTCGAGGTCCTGGTCGTGGATGACAACTCCCCGGACGGCACCGGCGACATCGCCGACCGGATGGCCCAGACCAAGACCCGGGTGCACGTGCTCCACCGACAAGCCAAGGAAGGACTGGGGCGGGCGTATCTGGCCGGCTTCCGGTGGGGCCTCGACCAGGGCTACCAGGCCATGTTCGAGATGGACGCGGACTTCTCCCACGACCCGGCCTTCCTGCCGCGCTTCCTGGAGGCGATTGAGCACGCCGATGTGGTGCTCGGGTCGCGCTACGCCACCGGGGTGAACGTCATCAACTGGCCGATCTCCCGGCTGCTGCTCTCCCTTGGCGCCAACCTGTATGCCCGCGGGGTCACGGGCCTGCCGCTCAGCGACTCCACGGGCGGCTTCAAGTGCTTCCGGCGCGAGGTGCTGGAGGCGATCGACTTCTCCAAGGTGAAGTCCAACGGCTACGCCTTCCAGATCGAGATGAGCTTCCGGGCCTGGAAGAAGGGTTTCCGTCTGAAGGAGATCCCGATCATCTTCCATGACCGGGTAGAGGGCCAGAGCAAGATGAGCAAGCGGATCGTCCGCGAAGCCATCTGGATGGTCTGGTGGCTCCGCCTGCAGGGCCTCCTCGGCAGGATCTGA
- the dapF gene encoding diaminopimelate epimerase, whose amino-acid sequence MDGIVFSKMSGSGNDFIMLDGRHVDAGFLTEDRVRTLCDRRLGIGADGLVLLTPVRPGEVRMDFWNCDGSRADMCGNAALCSTRLAAHLEMAPGAGFRLVTRAGAFPVRCREGAGELAELNLPDFTVPATPPGLEPAPGEAPGSLTTVGVPHLIVEVADLERPDLMDRGRVLRSHSLIGPAGANVNFVASRDGRWCIRTYERGVEGETLACGTGAVAAAVALVQARKATFPVELVTRSGRVLSITATLSAGRATDVWLSGEGRLVFTGVL is encoded by the coding sequence ATGGATGGCATCGTCTTCTCCAAGATGTCCGGCTCGGGCAACGACTTCATCATGCTCGATGGCCGCCACGTGGACGCGGGGTTCCTCACGGAAGACCGGGTCCGGACCCTCTGCGACCGGCGCCTGGGCATCGGGGCCGATGGGCTGGTGCTGCTCACGCCGGTGCGGCCCGGCGAGGTCCGGATGGACTTCTGGAACTGTGACGGCTCCCGCGCGGACATGTGTGGCAATGCGGCGCTCTGCAGTACCCGGCTGGCGGCGCACCTCGAGATGGCCCCGGGGGCCGGATTCCGGCTCGTGACCCGGGCGGGGGCCTTCCCGGTGCGATGCCGGGAAGGGGCGGGGGAGCTGGCCGAGCTCAATCTCCCGGACTTCACGGTCCCGGCCACCCCGCCGGGACTCGAGCCGGCCCCCGGGGAGGCCCCTGGCAGCCTGACCACGGTCGGGGTCCCGCACCTGATCGTGGAGGTGGCGGACCTCGAGCGCCCCGACCTCATGGACCGGGGTCGGGTGTTGCGCTCCCATTCGCTCATCGGGCCGGCGGGCGCCAACGTCAACTTCGTGGCCTCCCGGGACGGCCGGTGGTGCATCCGGACCTACGAACGGGGGGTTGAAGGAGAGACCCTGGCGTGCGGCACCGGAGCGGTGGCGGCCGCGGTGGCGCTGGTGCAGGCCAGGAAGGCGACGTTTCCAGTCGAGCTGGTTACCCGGAGCGGCCGGGTCCTCAGCATCACGGCGACACTGTCTGCTGGTCGGGCGACCGATGTCTGGCTTTCCGGCGAAGGGCGCCTGGTGTTTACTGGAGTGCTATAG
- a CDS encoding tetratricopeptide repeat protein: protein MAATAEVTAKSTPAPKAAPSASARWFDQPVNRYLAIGGAVVAIAILAWFIVLSGRRKEDFASRALEQARGIAESGNLPLAASELQKVITTYGGTRAGQEAVMSLNQVRLVNGQYELAAVALEEFLKGNPSSEFRAPAYGLLGRALENAKRPQEAAQAYTTGSAAAVVPYLRTELLLDAGRAWVSANDTAKALAAYRQIIKDFPDSPSQTEATVRLSELTAGQP, encoded by the coding sequence ATGGCCGCCACCGCCGAAGTCACCGCCAAGTCCACGCCGGCCCCCAAGGCCGCGCCGTCCGCCTCGGCCCGCTGGTTCGATCAGCCCGTCAATCGCTACCTCGCGATCGGCGGGGCCGTGGTGGCCATCGCCATCCTCGCCTGGTTCATCGTGCTGAGCGGCCGGCGCAAGGAGGACTTTGCGAGTCGGGCGCTGGAGCAGGCCCGGGGCATTGCCGAGTCGGGGAACCTCCCGCTGGCCGCCAGCGAGCTGCAGAAGGTGATCACCACCTACGGCGGCACACGGGCCGGGCAGGAGGCGGTGATGAGCCTCAACCAGGTCCGCCTGGTGAACGGCCAGTACGAACTGGCGGCGGTGGCGCTGGAGGAGTTCCTCAAGGGCAATCCCTCGAGCGAGTTCCGGGCGCCGGCCTACGGGCTGCTGGGCCGCGCCCTGGAGAACGCCAAGCGCCCGCAGGAGGCGGCCCAGGCATACACCACCGGGTCGGCTGCCGCGGTGGTTCCGTACCTCAGGACCGAGCTCCTGCTGGACGCCGGGCGGGCCTGGGTGAGCGCCAACGACACGGCCAAGGCGCTGGCCGCCTACCGGCAGATCATCAAGGACTTCCCGGACTCGCCCTCGCAGACCGAGGCCACCGTCCGCCTCTCCGAGCTCACCGCCGGCCAGCCATAG
- a CDS encoding adenine phosphoribosyltransferase, giving the protein MANLTDLLRQHLRAIPDYPKPGIVFQDITPVLQSGLLFRQVREALAEPFRASGITHVVGIEARGFILAAPVAVTLGAGFIPLRKPGKLPWKTIRHEYQLEYGIDSLEAHQDACPPGARVLVVDDVLATGGTAEAAGELVRRLGGTVVGWSFMLAIGGLKGEARLRGAPIHVVHPV; this is encoded by the coding sequence ATGGCCAACCTGACCGACCTCCTGCGCCAGCACCTGCGCGCCATCCCAGACTATCCCAAGCCGGGAATCGTGTTCCAGGACATCACGCCCGTGCTCCAGAGCGGGCTGCTCTTCCGGCAGGTACGCGAGGCCTTGGCCGAGCCCTTCCGGGCCTCCGGGATCACCCATGTCGTCGGGATCGAGGCCCGGGGGTTCATCCTGGCGGCCCCCGTGGCGGTGACGCTGGGCGCCGGGTTCATCCCGCTCCGGAAGCCCGGCAAGCTGCCCTGGAAGACCATCCGGCACGAGTACCAGCTGGAGTACGGGATCGACTCCCTCGAGGCCCACCAGGACGCCTGCCCGCCCGGGGCACGGGTTCTGGTGGTCGATGACGTCCTTGCCACGGGGGGGACGGCGGAGGCGGCGGGGGAACTGGTCCGGCGCCTGGGCGGGACGGTGGTGGGCTGGTCGTTCATGCTGGCCATCGGTGGCCTCAAGGGAGAGGCCCGGCTGCGCGGGGCACCCATCCATGTGGTGCATCCGGTCTGA
- a CDS encoding acylphosphatase has translation MGQGGPPQAPRRVTRGWLVAGRVQGVGFRYFVQRTATRLALTGWVRNLPDGRVEVLGQGSAEALAELARALASGPPHAAVAGVTEWQISDEIEDHKAFDIR, from the coding sequence ATGGGCCAAGGCGGTCCTCCGCAGGCCCCCCGCCGCGTGACCCGCGGCTGGCTGGTCGCCGGCCGGGTGCAGGGGGTGGGCTTCCGGTACTTCGTCCAGCGGACCGCCACCCGGCTCGCCCTGACCGGCTGGGTCAGGAACCTGCCGGACGGACGGGTGGAGGTGCTGGGGCAGGGCTCCGCGGAGGCGCTGGCCGAGCTCGCCAGGGCGCTTGCCAGCGGTCCGCCGCACGCCGCCGTTGCCGGGGTGACTGAATGGCAGATTTCGGATGAGATTGAAGACCATAAAGCATTTGATATCAGGTAG
- a CDS encoding DedA family protein: MELLKDFIDLFLHLDTHLSELIATYGTWTYAILFLIIFCETGLVVTPFLPGDSLLFAAGTFAGMGDLHPGILFLLLFSASVLGDSTNYWIGRYIGPRAFSGNIRFLKRQYLDKTHAFYDRHGRKTVILARFLPIIRTFAPFVAGVGEMPYGRFVSMSLAGSAAWVGLFVGAGYFFGNLQVVRENFSLVVMGIIGISLLPIAFEWAKAVLRRPPAA, encoded by the coding sequence ATGGAGCTGTTGAAGGATTTCATCGACCTGTTTCTTCATCTCGACACCCACCTCAGCGAGCTGATCGCCACGTACGGCACGTGGACTTACGCGATCCTCTTCCTGATCATCTTCTGCGAGACGGGGCTGGTCGTCACCCCGTTCCTGCCCGGGGATTCCCTCCTCTTCGCCGCCGGCACGTTCGCGGGAATGGGCGACCTCCATCCCGGAATCCTGTTCCTGCTCCTCTTCTCCGCCTCCGTCCTCGGGGACTCCACGAACTACTGGATCGGCCGCTACATCGGTCCCCGGGCCTTCAGCGGCAACATCCGGTTCCTCAAGCGGCAGTACCTGGACAAGACCCACGCGTTCTATGACCGCCACGGCCGGAAGACGGTGATCCTGGCGCGGTTCCTCCCCATCATCCGGACCTTCGCCCCCTTCGTGGCCGGGGTCGGGGAGATGCCCTATGGCCGGTTCGTGTCCATGAGTCTGGCCGGGAGCGCTGCCTGGGTGGGCCTGTTCGTCGGAGCGGGGTACTTCTTCGGGAACCTCCAGGTGGTCCGGGAGAACTTCAGCCTGGTGGTGATGGGAATCATCGGGATCTCGCTCCTGCCGATCGCGTTCGAATGGGCCAAGGCGGTCCTCCGCAGGCCCCCCGCCGCGTGA